In one Penaeus monodon isolate SGIC_2016 chromosome 20, NSTDA_Pmon_1, whole genome shotgun sequence genomic region, the following are encoded:
- the LOC119585852 gene encoding uncharacterized protein LOC119585852 codes for MQAHCPCCMLVLGYTKLLSSISARLIVVIKVTNRTRHSCQQEQSETKVKKKKRGGDISRCRSISASHDIGQHPNAFLLTRRPRTCRKTQSGRGRGSARIERVSARYIGHLPHRRRYDYAALGVCGSGRQDADKVR; via the exons ATGCAGGCTCACTGTCCATGCTGTATGCTTGTGCTTGGGTATACAAAACTGCTATCTTCGATATCGGCGAGACTGATAGTAGTGATAAAAGTTACTAATCGAACAAGGCACAGTTGCCAGCAAGAACAAAGTGAGACGAaagtcaagaagaagaaaagaggaggggatatCAGCCGATGTCGATCGATTTCCGCAAGTCACGACATCGGACAACACCCAAATGCTTTCCTTCTGACGAGGCGGCCCCGTACATGCCGTAAGACCCAGTCTGGTCGCGGCCGAGGAAGCGCCAGGATCGAGAGAGTGAGCGCCAGGTACATAGGTCACCTTCCCCACCGCCGCAGATATGACTACGCTGCGCTGGGTGTCTGCGGCAGTGGACGACAGGACGCTGACAAG GTCAGGTGA